Proteins from one Nicotiana tabacum cultivar K326 chromosome 23, ASM71507v2, whole genome shotgun sequence genomic window:
- the LOC107807052 gene encoding uncharacterized protein LOC107807052, whose translation MTIRLFRYALPRSLPSRFVGHPFKISSRFICSENNLVTLVDPELRFPENESFQQEKMGGSLSVQELVSILGGSDAEVISKDEIGKFSDDAFLVINAIRKGNDGFGERTERVVRHFREKLNPGLVVDVLRNIHNPELGVKFFMWAGRQIGYVHNASVYDALLEVIGCDVPLHFVQDIGKDDREVLGKLLNVLISKCCRNGLWDLALQELGRLKNFGYKPSAATYNALIQVFLQVNRLETASLIYKEMSALSFKMDKRTLNSFTRSLCKVGKWREGLDLIDKEEFVPDTVIYTNMISGLCEGSLFEEAMNFLNIMRTSSCIPNRVTYEVLLCALLNRRKLGRVKRVLNLMISEGCYPGQKIFNSLVHAYCRSGDYWYAYKLLKKMDGCGCKPGYVVYNILIGGICGNEELPNKDVLELAEDVYNEMLNARQVLNKVNVVNFARCLCGFGKYEEAFSVIKEMMSKGFIPDVSTYSKVIGFLCNASKVDKAFLLFQEMMRNGIIPDVYTYTILIDSFCKSGLIQQARNWFNEMIKKGCTPNVVTYTAIVHAYLKQRQISDANELFELMLTQGCVPNIVTFTALIDGYCKAGHIEKACQIYARMKGSLGTAEVESYFKVDLDGNKEPSVVTYGAMIDGLCKAHRVKEARNLLDVMVVEGCEPNHIVYDALIDGLCKVGKLDDAQEIFAKMSECGYSPSVYTYSSLIDRLFKDNRLDLAIKVLSKMLESSCPPNVVIYTEMVDGFCKVGKIDEAYKLMLMMEEKGCHPNVVTYTAMIDGFGKAGKVNKCLELIERMGNKGCAPNYITYSVAIKHCCAAGLLDEALQLLEEMKQISWPKHMASHRKVIEGFEREYFISLCLLEDMGNKNSLPIIPVYRVLIDSYQKAGRLEFAMELLKETSSSLPFSNLDKKMYSSLIECLSVSNKVDLAFELYVDMINKGAVPELTDFVNLIKGLVSMNRWENALELSQSLYYMLHASKSTTIRLL comes from the exons ATGACCATAAGGCTCTTCAGATATGCTCTTCCACGCTCACTTCCCTCTCGTTTTGTTGGTCATCCTTTCAAAATCTCTTCAAGATTCATATGCTCCGAGAATAACCTTGTTACATTGGTAGACCCAGAACTGAGATTCCCAGAAAATGAATCttttcaacaagaaaagatggGTGGTTCACTTTCAGTCCAAGAATTGGTTTCAATCTTGGGTGGTTCGGATGCTGAAGTTATCTCCAAAGATGAGATTGGTAAGTTTTCAGATGATGCTTTCTTGGTTATAAATGCTATAAGGAAGGGTAATGATGGGTTTGGAGAGAGAACTGAGAGAGTTGTTAGGCATTTTAGGGAAAAGCTCAACCCTGGTTTAGTGGTTGATGTGTTGAGAAATATACATAACCCTGAATTGGGTGTTAAGTTTTTCATGTGGGCTGGTAGACAAATTGGCTATGTGCATAATGCATCTGTTTATGATGCTTTGTTGGAAGTAATAGGGTGTGATGTCCCATTACATTTTGTTCAAGATATAGGAAAAGATGATAGGGAAGTGCTTGGCAAGTTGCTTAATGTGTTGATAAGCAAGTGTTGcaggaatgggttgtgggattTAGCATTGCAGGAGCTGGGAAGGCTAAAAAATTTTGGTTACAAGCCCTCGGCAGCCACTTATAATGCGCTGATTCAGGTGTTTCTGCAAGTAAATAGATTGGAGACTGCATCTTTGATATACAAGGAGATGTCAGCACTTAGTTTTAAGATGGACAAGCGTACATTAAATAGCTTTACGCGATCATTGTGCAAAGTGGGTAAATGGAGAGAAGGCCTTGATTTAATTGACAAGGAAGAGTTTGTGCCTGATACAGTGATTTATACTAATATGATTTCAGGATTATGTGAAGGTTCCCTCTTTGAAGAAGCAATGAATTTTCTCAATATAATGCGGACTAGTTCGTGTATCCCTAATCGTGTAACATATGAAGTTTTGCTTTGTGCACTTTTAAACAGGAGAAAACTTGGTCGCGTCAAGAGGGTTCTTAATCTTATGATTTCTGAAGGTTGTTATCCAGGTCAGAAAATATTTAATTCTCTTGTACATGCATACTGTAGATCAGGAGATTACTGGTATGCCTACAAATTGCTAAAAAAAATGGATGGCTGTGGCTGTAAGCCAGGATACGTAGTTTACAACATATTGATTGGTGGTATTTGTGGCAACGAGGAGTTACCAAACAAGGATGTGCTAGAATTGGCTGAAGATGTGTATAATGAAATGCTAAATGCAAGACAAGTACTGAATAAAGTCAACGTGGTCAATTTTGCACGGTGCCTTTGTGGATTTGGAAAATATGAGGAGGCTTTTAGTGTTATTAAAGAAATGATGAGCAAAGGTTTTATACCTGATGTCAGTACATACTCGAAAGTGATTGGTTTTCTTTGTAATGCCTCCAAAGTAGACAAGGCATTCCTGTTGTTCCAAGAAATGATGAGGAATGGAATTATTCCAGATGTTTATACTTACACAATTTTGATTGATAGCTTTTGTAAATCTGGTCTTATTCAACAGGCTCGTAATTGGTTTAATGAAATGATTAAAAAGGGTTGTACTCCTAACGTAGTGACTTACACAGCTATTGTCCATGCTTACCTCAAGCAAAGGCAAATTTCAGATGCAAATGAGCTCTTTGAATTGATGTTAACGCAAGGATGTGTTCCAAATATTGTCACTTTCACTGCTTTGATTGATGGATACTGTAAAGCTGGACACATAGAGAAGGCTTGCCAGATCTATGCCAGAATGAAGGGGAGTCTAGGTACCGCTGAAGTAGAGTCGTACTTCAAGGTTGATCTTGATGGTAATAAGGAGCCAAGTGTCGTTACATATGGAGCTATGATTGATGGTTTGTGCAAAGCACACAGGGTGAAAGAAGCTCGCAATCTTTTGGATGTCATGGTAGTGGAAGGATGCGAACCAAATCATATTGTTTATGACGCATTAATTGACGGGCTTTGCAAGGTGGGTAAGCTAGATGATGCACAAGAGATATTTGCCAAAATGTCAGAATGTGGATATAGTCCGAGTGTTTACACCTACAGCTCTCTAATTGATAGACTATTTAAGGATAATCGTTTGGATCTTGCTATAAAAGTCTTGTCTAAAATGCTCGAAAGTTCTTGCCCCCCAAATGTCGTTATATACACAGAGATGGTAGATGGCTTTTGTAAAGTTGGTAAAATAGATGAAGCTTATAAACTTATGTTGATGATGGAAGAAAAGGGGTGTCATCCAAATGTTGTGACCTATACTGCAATGATTGATGGATTTGGCAAAGCTGGAAAAGTGAATAAGTGTCTTGAACTCATCGAAAGGATGGGTAATAAGGGTTGTGCACCAAATTACATAACCTATTCAGTTGCAATAAAGCATTGTTGTGCTGCAGGACTTTTAGATGAGGCTCTCCAACTTCTTGAGGAAATGAAACAAATAAGTTGGCCAAAACACATGGCCAGCCATCGTAAGGTTATTGAAGGCTTCGAAAGAGAGTACTTTATCAGTCTGTGTCTTTTAGAGGACATGGGCAACAAAAATTCTCTTCCAATTATTCCAGTTTATAGGGTTCTAATTGATAGCTATCAAAAAGCAGGAAGACTTGAATTTGCCATGGAGCTACTTAAAGAGACTTCATCATCTTTGCCATTTTCAAATCTTGATAAGAAAATGTACTCTTCCTTGATCGAGTGCCTTTCTGTTTCAAACAAAGTTGATTTGGCGTTTGAATTATATGTAGACATGATAAATAAAGGTGCAGTTCCAGAGCTTACGGACTTTGTTAACCTCATTAAGGGATTAGTAAGCATGAATAGATGGGAGAATGCACTTGAACTCTCCCAGAGCTTGTATTACATG TTACATGCATCGAAATCCACCACCATTCGGCTCCTTTAA